Proteins found in one Vallitalea guaymasensis genomic segment:
- a CDS encoding non-ribosomal peptide synthetase: MRKNSKIQKIYSLTPMQEGMLFHAMNGTSSSVYFEQILFHLEGQLDIEILQESFNILLERYEILRTAIVYDKIDKPKQVVLAKRASDILFKDISDLDEKDRVDYIEEFKKDDIKRGFDLTKDTLIRMSVIKKDGNSYGLVLSFHHIIMDGWCLAIVIKELFEIYVALKEKQELDNKEIHPYSDYIQWFYKQNKEDAIEYWDKYLEGIETESIVPNFTSNVTEEKYVLKEHIFEIEEGITEKLRLIAKDNKVTENTVFQSLWGVMLQKYNNTNDIVFGSVVSGRPPEITGIEEMVGLFVNTIPVRINCDQEMNFQELIRKIHEEATSSTRYHYVPISEIQSNSYLGNNLINHLVGFENYPLQDDINGFFGRDDLLGFRINDIDIYEQINYDFNIIVVPGNKMKIRLSYNEAVYSKEAVINIEKHMNQVMNEVTGNPRIKIKDIKIITEEEKQKVLYDFNDTKRLYPLDKAIHDLFMEQAKKTPDRTAVVCEGIEYTYRELDQKSNRLANYIREKEDRASDFLIGILMDSSEKMLIAILGILKAGGAYVPIDPEYPEERIKYIINDAKIEMMLSTTDHIRVLNRLQWECKTFSTYLCLDEENVYEADEKEKNQLMNTLLWQQVADDAVDDIEAGGWKNSYTGEDLSKEEMDEYSSNIFKKLKPYLHKDVKVLEIGCASGLSMYRIAPLVSMYYGTDLSNSIIEKNKKKVEKEQITNIKLACLQAGEIDKLDDNNFDIVIINSVIQCFHGHNYLRKVINKVVDKLGEKGLLFIGDVMDQDSKEELIKSLMDFKNNHSESNYRTKTDFSNELFVSRSFFEDIVTDIKGIKSVKFTDKIGAIQNELTKYRYDALFEIDKKEEREQEIPKHRYQLSSTILEKYSEQYTESKAKANDLAYVIYTSGSTGQPKGVMIEHSSLVNLCFWHNENFGVNANDRSTKYAGVGFDASVWEIFPYLIAGATIYIIENDMKLDIKKIEEFYNDNDITISFLPTQICEQFVEECNFKSLRKILAGGDKLKKYYPKGYDLINNYGPTENTVVTTSFAVNEEYKNIPIGKTVSNTEIYILDKDKNLQPVGIPGELCISGRGLARGYVNNLSLTQEKFIKNPFTDGERMYKSGDLARWLPDGNIEFLGRIDSQVKIRGFRIELGEIENQILKYENVKEVVSAVKESGKEDKSIYAYIVSDKKLQIQDLKEFLSKTLPAYMIPAYFVQLENMPLNANGKIDKKALLKLSDKVNEDTILEEARNELEEELVKIWKEILGISSIGINEDFFELGGDSLKAIRLVLKCEQIGLSLKINDLFRYPSIKKISEHLGIVDKEDTLINSTHEASKAITCKFEVENKFIKYEVEGKEYYVLFLDDKVSIELKEVTRFIKEKFHISIYPHFIKSIPKIQLAEKTSMQMDTIQFSENLTLMNGLLKDTSEELMGNVEKEELNFSNSVIKQDVVRKYGICPCQKFHLKYNEKSGTILKIERYLDIELLQEAMLYLISKQGLLRSILVQEEQEYYWQEHNVPDRIKVPYIDLSEYNLKFKEEFLKINIRQYFTRGYEKENSLLYKMLLVKENLKEYLLVLPFSHVIFDAMSSEILSRKLLEYYDALEKGEEISDEEVESYESYVEQIKNVGHWITEDDVIDIFELDEFEKYTSRMKCSSLEHNEARVTAFNYDISLKEIETTNYSIEPSKMSLDLISNVCQKYFGVPKVPMYMIGYGRKYEDKTYFNTIGEFIDLVPILVTNDRKSMEQAQDKLNKSSKYGINFFNLLYGNEISQDYKKIQHLMQKHNLEDSIIYNFQGKFEKDEDQFINELVLENNNNKMLGFVPRMQFNAKCYKDMLRITVFSSSPSEEEKIKELLNTELEHILESRIREIS; the protein is encoded by the coding sequence TTGAGAAAAAATAGTAAGATTCAAAAGATATATTCATTGACTCCAATGCAGGAGGGTATGCTGTTTCATGCTATGAATGGAACAAGTTCAAGTGTGTATTTTGAACAAATACTCTTTCATCTGGAGGGTCAACTTGATATAGAGATATTGCAAGAAAGCTTTAATATATTACTTGAAAGATATGAAATTCTAAGAACAGCTATTGTATACGATAAGATTGATAAGCCAAAACAGGTTGTACTAGCAAAAAGAGCTTCAGATATATTATTTAAGGATATATCAGATTTAGATGAAAAAGATAGAGTAGATTATATAGAGGAATTTAAAAAAGATGATATCAAAAGAGGTTTTGACTTAACAAAAGATACCCTCATAAGGATGTCTGTAATAAAAAAAGATGGCAATTCTTACGGATTGGTGCTAAGCTTTCATCATATTATAATGGATGGTTGGTGTCTAGCAATTGTCATCAAGGAATTATTTGAAATATATGTAGCCTTAAAAGAAAAACAGGAATTGGATAATAAAGAGATTCATCCATATAGTGACTATATACAATGGTTCTATAAACAAAACAAAGAGGATGCCATTGAATATTGGGACAAGTATCTTGAAGGTATTGAAACAGAATCTATAGTTCCTAATTTTACAAGTAATGTTACTGAAGAGAAATATGTACTAAAAGAACATATATTCGAAATAGAAGAAGGAATAACAGAGAAATTAAGACTTATTGCAAAAGACAATAAGGTAACAGAAAATACTGTTTTCCAGTCTTTGTGGGGAGTCATGCTTCAAAAGTATAATAATACCAATGATATTGTATTTGGTTCTGTAGTATCTGGCAGACCGCCTGAAATAACTGGAATAGAAGAAATGGTAGGACTTTTTGTAAACACAATTCCAGTTCGAATAAACTGTGATCAAGAAATGAACTTCCAAGAATTAATCAGGAAAATCCATGAAGAAGCGACCTCTTCAACTAGATACCATTACGTTCCAATATCAGAGATACAATCTAACTCATATTTGGGGAATAACCTCATTAACCATTTAGTTGGTTTTGAAAATTATCCTTTACAAGATGATATCAATGGTTTCTTTGGTAGAGATGATTTATTAGGATTCAGGATTAATGATATTGATATATATGAACAGATTAATTATGACTTTAATATAATTGTAGTTCCAGGAAACAAAATGAAAATTCGTCTCAGTTACAATGAGGCTGTTTATTCAAAAGAAGCTGTAATTAATATAGAAAAACATATGAATCAAGTTATGAATGAAGTCACTGGAAATCCTAGAATTAAAATAAAAGACATAAAGATTATAACAGAAGAGGAAAAGCAAAAAGTATTATATGACTTTAACGACACAAAAAGATTATATCCCTTGGATAAAGCAATCCATGATTTATTTATGGAACAAGCTAAAAAAACTCCAGATAGAACTGCTGTTGTATGTGAAGGAATTGAATATACATATCGAGAGTTAGATCAAAAGTCAAATAGATTGGCTAATTATATTAGAGAAAAAGAGGATAGAGCTTCTGATTTTCTAATAGGTATTTTAATGGATAGCAGTGAAAAAATGCTTATTGCAATACTAGGTATATTAAAAGCTGGTGGCGCCTACGTTCCAATTGACCCAGAGTATCCAGAGGAAAGAATAAAATATATAATCAACGATGCTAAAATAGAGATGATGCTATCTACTACAGACCATATAAGAGTATTGAACAGACTTCAATGGGAGTGTAAAACATTCAGCACATATCTATGTTTAGACGAAGAAAATGTTTATGAAGCCGACGAGAAGGAAAAGAATCAATTGATGAATACACTTCTTTGGCAGCAGGTTGCAGATGATGCAGTTGATGACATTGAAGCTGGTGGATGGAAAAATAGTTACACCGGTGAAGACTTATCAAAAGAAGAAATGGATGAGTACTCAAGTAACATTTTTAAAAAGCTTAAGCCTTATCTTCATAAAGATGTAAAAGTACTGGAGATAGGTTGTGCATCAGGTCTAAGTATGTATAGAATTGCTCCCTTAGTAAGTATGTATTATGGTACAGACCTCTCGAATAGTATTATAGAGAAAAACAAGAAAAAGGTAGAAAAAGAACAGATTACAAATATTAAGTTAGCTTGTCTCCAAGCAGGTGAAATAGATAAGCTTGATGACAACAACTTTGATATAGTGATTATAAACAGCGTAATTCAATGTTTTCATGGACATAACTACCTAAGAAAAGTTATAAATAAGGTGGTGGACAAGCTAGGAGAAAAGGGTCTTCTATTTATTGGTGATGTAATGGACCAAGATTCAAAAGAAGAACTGATAAAATCACTAATGGACTTTAAGAACAATCATTCTGAGTCAAATTATAGAACAAAAACAGATTTTTCCAACGAACTGTTTGTTTCAAGAAGCTTTTTTGAAGATATAGTCACAGATATTAAGGGTATAAAAAGTGTGAAATTCACTGATAAGATAGGTGCAATCCAGAATGAATTAACTAAATATAGATATGATGCCTTGTTTGAGATTGATAAAAAAGAAGAAAGGGAGCAGGAGATTCCAAAACATAGATATCAATTAAGTAGCACTATCCTAGAAAAATATAGTGAACAGTATACTGAATCTAAAGCAAAAGCTAATGATTTAGCATATGTAATTTACACATCAGGTTCAACTGGTCAACCAAAAGGTGTAATGATAGAGCATAGCTCTCTAGTCAATTTATGTTTTTGGCATAATGAAAACTTTGGAGTAAATGCTAATGATAGAAGTACGAAATACGCAGGAGTAGGCTTTGACGCTTCTGTATGGGAAATATTCCCTTATCTTATAGCTGGTGCAACAATATACATAATTGAAAATGACATGAAATTGGATATCAAAAAGATAGAAGAATTCTATAATGATAATGATATTACTATAAGCTTTTTACCAACCCAAATCTGTGAGCAATTCGTGGAAGAATGTAATTTCAAAAGTCTAAGAAAAATTCTGGCTGGGGGAGATAAATTAAAGAAATATTACCCTAAAGGATATGATTTAATCAACAACTATGGACCTACAGAAAATACCGTAGTTACAACAAGTTTTGCAGTAAATGAAGAATATAAAAATATCCCCATAGGAAAAACTGTATCAAATACAGAAATATATATTCTGGATAAAGATAAAAATCTACAGCCAGTAGGGATACCAGGGGAACTATGTATTTCAGGACGAGGATTAGCAAGAGGATATGTCAATAATCTATCCCTAACACAAGAGAAATTTATAAAAAATCCATTTACAGATGGGGAAAGAATGTACAAATCTGGTGATTTGGCAAGATGGTTACCAGATGGAAATATAGAGTTCTTAGGAAGAATAGATAGTCAAGTGAAGATTAGAGGGTTCAGAATAGAATTAGGTGAGATAGAGAATCAGATTTTAAAATATGAAAATGTAAAAGAAGTAGTATCAGCAGTAAAGGAATCGGGAAAAGAAGATAAAAGCATTTATGCATATATAGTCTCTGATAAAAAATTACAAATTCAAGATTTGAAGGAGTTTCTATCAAAAACATTGCCGGCTTATATGATACCAGCTTATTTTGTACAACTTGAAAATATGCCACTAAATGCCAATGGGAAAATAGATAAAAAAGCTCTGTTAAAATTATCTGACAAGGTAAATGAAGATACAATTTTGGAAGAAGCTCGTAATGAATTGGAAGAAGAACTTGTTAAGATATGGAAAGAAATATTAGGGATAAGCAGTATTGGAATTAATGAAGACTTTTTTGAACTAGGAGGAGACTCATTAAAAGCAATAAGATTAGTGTTGAAATGTGAACAGATAGGACTTAGCCTAAAAATAAATGATTTATTTAGATATCCAAGCATCAAAAAAATATCAGAGCATTTAGGTATTGTTGATAAGGAAGACACTCTAATTAATTCTACCCATGAAGCTTCAAAAGCGATAACATGTAAATTTGAAGTTGAAAATAAATTCATTAAGTATGAAGTTGAAGGAAAAGAGTATTATGTTTTATTCTTGGATGATAAAGTATCAATAGAATTGAAAGAGGTTACTAGATTTATAAAAGAGAAATTCCATATAAGTATATATCCACATTTTATTAAATCTATACCTAAAATACAATTAGCTGAAAAAACTTCCATGCAAATGGATACAATACAGTTTTCAGAAAATCTTACTCTAATGAATGGACTTTTAAAAGATACAAGTGAAGAACTAATGGGGAATGTAGAAAAGGAAGAACTTAATTTCAGTAATTCTGTAATTAAACAGGATGTAGTAAGGAAGTACGGAATCTGTCCTTGTCAAAAGTTTCATTTGAAATATAATGAGAAGTCAGGAACTATATTGAAAATTGAACGTTACTTAGATATTGAACTTCTACAAGAAGCAATGCTGTATTTAATATCAAAACAAGGATTATTGAGAAGTATATTAGTACAAGAGGAACAGGAATATTACTGGCAGGAACATAATGTTCCAGATAGGATTAAAGTTCCTTATATAGATTTATCAGAGTATAATCTGAAGTTCAAGGAAGAATTCCTTAAAATTAACATAAGACAATATTTCACCAGAGGATATGAAAAAGAAAATTCACTTTTATATAAGATGTTATTAGTAAAAGAAAATCTAAAAGAATACCTTTTAGTACTGCCTTTTTCACATGTTATATTTGATGCTATGAGTAGTGAGATTCTATCAAGAAAACTATTAGAATACTATGATGCTCTTGAAAAAGGCGAGGAAATATCAGATGAAGAAGTTGAAAGTTATGAAAGCTATGTGGAACAAATAAAAAATGTGGGACATTGGATTACAGAAGACGATGTAATAGATATTTTTGAGTTAGATGAATTTGAAAAATATACATCAAGAATGAAGTGTTCATCTTTAGAACATAATGAAGCAAGAGTAACAGCTTTTAATTATGATATAAGTTTAAAAGAGATAGAAACAACTAATTACTCAATTGAGCCATCAAAAATGTCATTGGATCTTATAAGTAATGTGTGTCAAAAATATTTTGGAGTTCCTAAAGTTCCAATGTATATGATTGGTTATGGAAGAAAGTATGAAGACAAAACATATTTCAATACCATTGGAGAATTTATAGATTTAGTTCCAATATTAGTAACTAATGATAGAAAATCAATGGAACAAGCTCAAGATAAATTAAATAAATCATCCAAATATGGAATCAATTTTTTTAATTTATTATATGGAAATGAAATATCACAGGATTATAAAAAGATACAGCACCTTATGCAAAAGCATAATCTGGAAGATTCCATAATTTATAATTTTCAAGGTAAGTTTGAGAAAGATGAAGATCAATTTATTAACGAATTAGTGCTAGAAAATAACAATAACAAGATGCTTGGATTTGTTCCTAGGATGCAGTTTAATGCAAAATGTTATAAGGATATGCTTAGGATAACAGTATTTTCAAGTTCACCTAGTGAGGAAGAGAAGATTAAGGAATTACTTAATACAGAATTAGAACATATTCTAGAAAGTAGAATTAGGGAGATATCTTAG
- a CDS encoding helix-turn-helix domain-containing protein yields MKKGNIYREAREKFNDNNPCPLNREEAADRLHVSAATLGRYETGENAPSPEIVYAMSKVYENPVLRRKHCSECCLIGKEDHPYSAPKTLFESGYGLINANRVLESFKNELFEVLADGIVDKNEIIRLRQIIPQIKNIQKLLSDIEIEIEKRSLRYDIDE; encoded by the coding sequence ATGAAAAAAGGAAATATCTATCGAGAAGCAAGAGAAAAATTCAATGACAACAATCCATGTCCTCTCAACAGAGAAGAAGCAGCTGATAGATTACATGTCAGCGCTGCAACCCTAGGAAGATATGAAACAGGTGAAAATGCACCAAGTCCGGAAATCGTATACGCAATGAGTAAAGTATATGAGAATCCAGTACTAAGACGCAAACATTGTTCTGAATGTTGTCTCATTGGTAAAGAGGATCATCCATACTCAGCTCCAAAAACACTATTTGAATCTGGTTATGGATTAATAAATGCCAATAGGGTACTGGAATCATTCAAAAATGAACTATTTGAAGTTTTGGCTGATGGAATAGTTGATAAGAACGAGATTATCAGACTAAGACAGATAATACCTCAGATCAAAAATATTCAAAAATTACTTAGCGATATAGAAATAGAAATAGAGAAACGTTCACTAAGATATGATATAGACGAGTAA
- a CDS encoding MATE family efflux transporter, whose product MSINIIKDYKKDKSFYKNLFVLTLPIVLQSLITSSLNMLDTMMIGKVGETELASVGIANQYYFLFTLFILGIAGGGGVLIAQLWGNNDKKNIKKVLSKSLIISLMVISIFLILGLMVPGKIIALFNNDASVVTVGSQYLTITVISYVFTGISFVFASALRSIGNTKLPMFASLLGLTVNGVLNYALIFGNFGMPELKTQGAAIATLIARICECSLILFVVYFKDRILNIRLSDLKGLSSKLSATLTNVTLPIVLNEACWGFGNVTYMAIYSHIGKRATASMQICSTIMNLFMIFAFGLSYAAVVVVGNEIGANREDVAKESSKKIAKISILIALILGIVLFGLAKPIVSFFNVSDEVKLSSTYILYVYSAIMTIKVFNMVMIVGILRGGGDATYGSILQGITLWFIGIPLAFIAASILHLPVHVVVGFTAIEEIIKGIFMVKRFRSFKWIRNMVKDTTNDKVSIAA is encoded by the coding sequence ATGTCAATAAATATAATTAAAGACTATAAAAAAGATAAAAGTTTTTATAAGAATCTATTTGTACTTACTCTACCCATAGTACTACAAAGCTTGATAACATCTTCACTTAACATGCTTGATACTATGATGATAGGAAAAGTAGGTGAAACTGAGTTAGCTTCTGTAGGTATAGCTAACCAATATTATTTTCTGTTCACCTTATTCATTCTAGGAATCGCTGGTGGCGGTGGAGTCCTGATTGCACAATTATGGGGTAATAATGATAAAAAGAACATTAAAAAGGTTCTAAGTAAATCACTGATTATAAGCTTAATGGTAATATCAATATTTTTAATTCTTGGTCTTATGGTTCCAGGTAAAATTATAGCATTATTTAATAATGATGCATCTGTTGTTACAGTTGGTAGTCAATATCTTACTATAACTGTTATCAGCTATGTTTTCACTGGTATATCCTTTGTTTTTGCTTCCGCACTTAGAAGTATAGGAAATACTAAGTTACCTATGTTTGCCAGCTTATTAGGGCTTACTGTCAATGGTGTGCTTAACTATGCTCTTATTTTTGGTAATTTTGGAATGCCTGAACTTAAAACTCAAGGGGCTGCCATAGCTACTCTTATTGCAAGAATATGTGAATGTAGTCTTATCCTATTTGTTGTTTATTTTAAGGATAGAATATTAAATATTAGATTAAGTGACCTAAAAGGTTTATCTAGTAAGTTATCTGCTACATTAACTAATGTTACTTTGCCAATAGTTCTAAACGAAGCATGCTGGGGTTTTGGTAATGTGACTTATATGGCTATCTATTCTCATATAGGAAAACGTGCAACAGCTTCAATGCAGATATGCTCTACTATAATGAACTTATTCATGATATTTGCATTCGGTCTTTCTTATGCAGCTGTAGTTGTTGTTGGTAATGAGATTGGTGCTAATAGAGAAGATGTAGCAAAAGAATCTTCTAAAAAAATTGCTAAAATATCTATATTGATAGCACTTATTCTTGGAATAGTACTATTTGGATTAGCGAAACCTATAGTTTCATTCTTCAATGTTTCTGATGAAGTGAAGCTATCTTCCACTTACATACTCTATGTATATTCAGCCATCATGACAATAAAAGTCTTCAATATGGTTATGATAGTGGGTATTTTAAGAGGTGGCGGAGATGCTACTTATGGTTCTATTCTGCAAGGGATTACTCTTTGGTTTATTGGTATACCTCTAGCTTTTATAGCTGCTTCCATACTGCATCTACCAGTTCATGTTGTTGTTGGTTTTACAGCTATTGAAGAAATCATCAAGGGTATTTTTATGGTTAAGAGATTCAGGTCCTTCAAATGGATCAGAAATATGGTAAAAGATACTACCAATGACAAAGTCAGTATAGCGGCTTAA
- a CDS encoding erythromycin esterase family protein, which yields MLKKGMSVLLTIVITLSIAACGKVETTEEWYDKNVDEIKSLDSEDYSDLEFLRPLLKDKRVVSLGENFHSVGDYRTIKTRLIKYLHEELGYDAIGFESGLGECEMVMNSKNLTAKQMMEYSILPVWHSQETLDLFNYIKEQKETDSPLDLFGFDMQFTSMYFVEYMAQWLEKVDEKVAEDYYNMEVEFFQSYYTLINKYGFDTGHREKYQKIIDKYTSDYDKVIEYIKDNRSTLEAIYRKNDMLVDSALRTLENRMNIVRMSMVDNVEGYEIRDVIMADNVKWYMKANPDKKIILWAHNDHIAKNTSQMLALENDEWVNSFVSMGELLSKELGNDMYVIGFYMQGGKASAITTQEPFNIPSVPKDSLEEIISRSGYKTSFVDLSQHKNKNKFNKWMFTNQYASEDGLTAEIIRSNVSQFIPKQQYDGIILLDQVSPPKK from the coding sequence ATGTTAAAAAAGGGAATGAGTGTACTATTAACAATAGTAATCACTCTTAGTATAGCGGCATGTGGTAAAGTTGAAACAACTGAAGAATGGTATGATAAGAATGTAGATGAAATTAAATCTCTTGATTCAGAAGATTACAGTGATTTGGAGTTCTTGAGACCTCTGTTAAAAGATAAAAGGGTAGTTTCCCTAGGAGAAAATTTTCATAGTGTGGGAGATTACAGAACAATAAAAACCAGATTAATAAAATATTTACATGAAGAACTTGGATATGATGCAATAGGATTTGAATCAGGACTAGGCGAATGTGAAATGGTTATGAACAGTAAAAATCTAACAGCAAAACAAATGATGGAATATAGTATCTTACCAGTATGGCATTCACAAGAAACCCTAGATTTATTTAATTACATAAAAGAACAGAAAGAAACTGACAGTCCTCTTGATCTATTTGGTTTTGATATGCAATTCACTAGTATGTATTTCGTTGAGTATATGGCACAGTGGTTAGAGAAGGTTGATGAAAAGGTAGCAGAAGATTATTATAATATGGAAGTAGAATTTTTCCAGAGTTATTATACACTAATTAATAAGTATGGTTTTGATACAGGACATAGAGAAAAATATCAAAAGATTATTGATAAATACACATCAGATTATGATAAAGTGATTGAGTACATAAAAGACAATAGAAGTACATTAGAAGCTATATATCGCAAAAATGATATGTTGGTAGATAGCGCACTTCGTACCCTTGAAAACAGAATGAATATTGTTAGAATGAGTATGGTAGATAATGTTGAAGGATACGAAATAAGAGATGTCATAATGGCAGATAACGTAAAGTGGTATATGAAAGCTAATCCAGATAAAAAAATTATCTTATGGGCGCATAATGACCATATTGCAAAAAATACATCACAGATGCTTGCATTGGAGAATGATGAATGGGTTAATAGTTTTGTGAGTATGGGAGAACTATTAAGTAAAGAGTTAGGAAACGATATGTATGTAATAGGATTCTACATGCAAGGAGGTAAGGCATCAGCTATAACAACACAAGAGCCTTTTAATATACCATCAGTCCCAAAGGACAGCTTAGAAGAAATAATAAGTAGAAGTGGATACAAAACCTCTTTTGTTGATCTATCCCAGCATAAGAATAAAAATAAGTTCAATAAATGGATGTTCACTAATCAATATGCAAGCGAGGACGGTTTGACTGCAGAGATTATAAGGTCTAATGTATCACAATTTATACCGAAACAACAATATGATGGAATAATCCTGTTAGATCAGGTATCACCACCAAAGAAATAA
- a CDS encoding MFS transporter has protein sequence MKHTIIGVVLGAIISFLLGILILPVMSLKFVGAILLIIVFAAIITVVGYIGVYDKKSSKLPVIIGSAIFLLSVGYLIIGGIASSAIFNAGTKQKMLDVEEVVFDETVPNVDMENLIIWDESDAIRFGEKLITEKDPSLGSMYSISEEYGTLSVIEGKPFWLFPLEHSSFFKYIKNKSIPGYIKVNATTGKAEFVDTEFSVAPSAFFSNDLKRVVYSKYKNYGLTDYSFEEDTEGNPKWVITAYTHKTGFSTKDVKGVVIVDPVTKDVEFYKKGEQPEWVDRVTSAKIFYEQLTYWGKYINGWWNPSDTGKLKNTESIGYVFKDGNVYFYTGITSYGGDEATTGFLIYNPRTSEANYNRISGSTEQKAMGLMEELVQNAGYTAKYPYLININGEPTYLSTLKGNSGNVVGYALCSVKNYRAVAWGKTLREAQTEYNRILITEGNNTNALSDQFDSFDHSSGIVSRVGVFKEGYFLIKIEGNDTLFVVSADQYPLVALTEKGDQVVITYIQTEETNKIDAIEFKNSSIK, from the coding sequence ATGAAACATACAATAATAGGAGTAGTCTTAGGAGCTATAATCAGCTTTCTGCTTGGAATATTAATACTACCAGTTATGAGCTTAAAATTTGTAGGGGCAATATTATTAATTATAGTTTTTGCTGCAATAATCACAGTAGTTGGTTACATTGGAGTATATGATAAAAAGAGCAGTAAATTACCAGTTATAATAGGTTCAGCAATTTTCTTGCTTTCAGTTGGATACCTAATAATTGGTGGAATCGCATCTTCAGCAATATTTAACGCTGGTACAAAACAGAAAATGTTAGATGTTGAAGAAGTTGTATTTGACGAAACAGTCCCTAACGTAGATATGGAAAACCTCATAATATGGGACGAATCAGATGCAATAAGGTTTGGTGAAAAGTTAATTACAGAAAAAGATCCTTCACTTGGCTCAATGTACTCAATATCAGAAGAATACGGGACACTTTCTGTAATAGAGGGTAAACCATTTTGGTTATTCCCACTTGAACACTCAAGCTTTTTTAAATACATCAAGAACAAATCAATACCAGGTTATATTAAGGTAAATGCAACAACAGGTAAGGCAGAATTTGTTGATACAGAATTCAGTGTTGCACCATCAGCATTTTTTAGCAATGATCTTAAGAGGGTAGTATATTCAAAATACAAAAATTACGGTCTGACTGATTATTCATTCGAGGAAGACACAGAAGGAAATCCAAAATGGGTTATAACAGCTTACACACATAAAACTGGATTTTCTACTAAAGATGTCAAAGGTGTAGTAATAGTGGACCCAGTAACAAAAGATGTTGAATTTTATAAAAAAGGTGAGCAACCTGAATGGGTAGATAGAGTTACTTCAGCTAAGATATTCTATGAACAACTGACTTATTGGGGGAAATATATCAACGGTTGGTGGAATCCTTCAGATACAGGAAAACTGAAGAATACAGAAAGTATTGGATATGTTTTCAAAGATGGCAATGTATATTTCTATACAGGAATTACGTCTTATGGAGGAGATGAAGCCACAACGGGATTCTTAATATATAATCCTCGAACTAGTGAAGCAAACTATAATAGAATATCAGGGTCAACAGAACAAAAAGCAATGGGCTTGATGGAAGAATTGGTTCAAAATGCTGGTTATACAGCGAAATATCCATATTTGATTAACATCAATGGCGAACCAACATATCTATCAACACTAAAAGGGAATAGTGGAAATGTAGTCGGATATGCATTATGCTCAGTGAAAAATTATAGAGCAGTCGCATGGGGTAAGACACTCAGAGAAGCCCAGACAGAATACAATAGAATATTGATTACAGAGGGGAACAATACTAATGCACTAAGTGATCAATTTGATTCATTTGACCATAGTTCTGGAATAGTTTCAAGGGTTGGAGTATTCAAAGAAGGATATTTCCTAATTAAGATAGAAGGAAATGATACTCTATTCGTTGTATCAGCTGACCAATATCCATTGGTAGCACTTACTGAAAAAGGTGACCAAGTAGTTATAACTTATATCCAGACAGAAGAAACAAACAAGATTGATGCTATAGAATTCAAGAACAGTTCAATAAAATAA